The region CGGAGACTGAGTGTTTGGAGTAGAGGTGGAgttggagggggggttggggttgcTGCCGGGAGTGTTGCCCCCGTTGTTGTTGGCGATGTTGTTCTGAGCTGCGTTGGGGGCGGCGTTGGGCATCGGACCGCCGGCATTGGGAGTGTTGTTCTGTTGGCTGTAGGGGGTCGACCCGGGAGCAGAGCTGGGAGGcgtggcctgctgctgctggctggaggcGTTGGCGTTGGAGGCGTTGGCGTTACTGGAGGCCTGGAGCTGACCCGGCGGCGCGTGCTGCGGCTGGCCCGAGCCGTTCAGGGGCCCGGGAGGGGAAGAGTTggggttgggaggggggggtcccGACGGGGGCTGACCGGGCGTGTTGGTGTTGGCCTGCTGCACCTCATGATGACCAGGGAAGCCTCCCCCCGGCTGAGGGGGACCAGAGTTTGGAGGCGGGCCGGGAGTAGTATTAGTAGGAGGGGGCCCGTTTGGATTGAGacccagctgttgctgctgctggggcccGGGCGGTGGCCCCCCCGGGCCAAAGTTCTTACCATCCTCGCTgcctggtcctggaggactgggacCGGGGTACGGGCCGTCCTGTGAGGGAGGGAACTGTCCTTGGGAGGGCATGCCTGGCATGCCTCCCATCATGTTGCTCCCAGGGCCCCCACCCATGCCGCCCATCATGTTCATCCCAGGACCCATGCCCCCTCCCATTGGAGGCAACGGACCATGCGGGGGCCCTCGGGGACCTCCGCCACCAGGTAACGGCGGGCTGTTGAATGGGTGTCCTCCTTGTCCGTGCTGCTGTTGCGGAGGTATTCCAAAGCGTGGGTGGGgtggcccccctcctccccccgggCCTCCCATAGCCCCTGGAGACAGCATGGGATTGAACCCAGGTCCGGGGTGCATAGGAGGACTAAAGTTTGGTGGCATATTAAACTGAGAGGGGCCCCCGGGGGGGAagccaccccctcctcccccagaaccccccccaccaccgcctCCAAAGCCAGGCATTCCTCCAAATCCTAGCTGGTGGTGCGGTCCGGCGTTGGCCGGGGGTCCGAACGGTGGCCTCCTTCCAGGCTGACCACCGCCTGGCCCCCCCGGCCTCCCATGAACCCCATGCCGCCGCCCATTCTGCCTCCACCACCGTACCCCCCAGCACCACCCGCCCCTGCGTTCGGAAGGAATGGACCCGGGCCGCCAGCCCCGCCAGGTCTGGACGGCGGCCCAAAATCATCATCAAAGGGGTTGGAAGCCACCAGGTGGTCCACCATcggcgtgggggggggcgcGAACTCGGTGAGGTGGGAGAACCCCGCCGCCTGAAACAACCAAGAAAAGCCAGATTTGCTTGTGTCAGCGCCAGGAAACCCGGAAGCTCAGAGGACTGGAGTCTAACACGGcccgctgctcctgctcctgctcctggtccaggtctcAGGAGTGGTCCACATTCTGAAGGACACTCAACTGCGTATAAACGTAGATTACCTGCGAGGTGGACTTCCTTGCCTTTTTCTTCTCCGGGCTCTTCATCTGTGAAGCTGGAATATTTGATGTAGAAGAAAAGAAAGCCCCCACGTTAATCACAAGGCCTCGACAGAGGATCCGCCCACCACTCAGACCCAGCATTGACATTTGGACTGGCCAATACCCCTTAGTGACAGAGTAGAGCAGCTTTAGACCTAGGGCCCCTTTCTCAGGTCCAACATTTGGGATGGATTCAATGATGGGACATAGACTGGCATGAGGACAAGATGCTGAACATCCAGGCATTATCATCACCGTCACCATTATCATCAGCCGAAAATGACCCAGGCGAAGGGGGAGAGAGGCCGCGAAACAGAGGCAGGAGAGGTTAAATCAATGAGGGGTACAGGAAGAGACGAAGACATGAGGACGAGGAAACGGAGTTGAAGGGACATTGATAGCGAGAGAGGCGTGGACCCCATTCACAGATGGACTCCGCCAGAAGAGCCACCACCGGAGACAGTCGTGAAGTTTACATATGGGAGAGGCGAGAAGGGATTTGCTAACAGCACCAGTGCAGCCCTGTGCAGCCCAGTAATGGATGATGTCCGATCTGATTGGGAGATGGGTGAAATTAATTCCTACCTTTGCTCCGCTTTCCTTGTCCCGCCAGTAGTCTCCCCGATTCTGCAGCCATTAGCTATTATGACTGTCGGTGAAGTGGCATATCACCGTTCatatgcaagaaaaaaaagttaaaaatgcCGACGTCTTGAGGGCTATTAGAGGGGAACAGGTGGAATCGGCCTTTAGGTCATGTCAATGACGCTACAGGTGATAACACGGTAATACCTCTGGGGTGAGAGGAACTAGGTGAGATAGTTGCGCCGGCCCAGGTCTACAAACTCCTTTACAGCTGCATATCTTTCGGTGTCTGTCACGCCAGGATTTGGTCACCAAATAAACGTAACATGAACCGGGGCTGATTACTTAGAGTAGGTCAAACTTGTGGCAAGCAGTTTCTATGCGATCTTAGCTGGGCACAAGTAAGAATCTGCTACTTGCGCTTTATGATCAGTGCATACACGTTTCAGAGCACCCCTCCGTCCAAATGATCAGTTACAGATGTGAGTTAAAAGGACCTTACCAGATAAGCTAAAGCAGGCTAGTTACTATTTCGGCAAACCTACTACCCCACGTTATGCAATGTGGCTTGTTAGCAGGGCTCAGATTTCACCCCGCAACACCTGAACATTGAATAAATGTGGTGCTCTTTCTATTTTCACTGGTTAAAACCAACCAATTAAATGCTAGCTAACACGGCACCTGTGAGATAATTCATTCGACAGTGTTTTGAAAACCGCTGTTTGctatgctaacgttagcttgcTAGCTAACGATAGCATACCACTGAAGATAGCTAGCCATCTTGCAGACTGTCTTGGAAGCAAACTGTACCCTTTCTCCGTTGCTTGCTCTGCTGTCCTTTAAATTGAAACTCTCTGGTGAGTCATTGCCAGCAAACCAGTCCACTCGGTGTATGCTTGTTGATCCACCATTCAATCACAATTCATTCAAAAACGCAAATTTTGCCATAATTGTCATGGCCTTCTATCTCCACCGGACAAAGAGGGACAGGCGAGAGCGTTACGCAGGACGGAAGGTTGCAACTCGTCGCCAAAACAGGGGTGTTCTGAATAACGCATCATAACGATTCAGCTACGTTCATTAAAAACACCGAGAACCACAACTTACATAGTGGAAGATAAATTTAATTAATTGTGAATTTTGAGAAACCGCCAACATGTTACGTTCGAACAAGAGTTTGTTCATTTGTAGACCCTGCGTCGAACCTTTCATTGGTATATCCCGAGCGTCTCGGTTAGACAACTTCCTGGTTGTCCCCATTAAAAGTATTCATTAATGAGTGTTCAATCACGACCAGGTGAATGTAGGATCACTGGACTTATCAAATatatacttttaaaaacatacTTAAAGAAACGGCATAAAAGTTCGTCTCAAAAGATGTCGATATTTGGTGTTAAATGAATGCCATTCCCATAGATGCTCGCAGGCTTCACGCGATTAAACCCAAATCCCGTTGAAATAAAAGTTTCCTGAGCCTTTTAGATCTCTGCCAATTATACCGCAACGTCTCCAATGAACGTTTATGACCGCCCACCTGAACCGGCCCCCTGTGGGGACCCCCCCGCCGGAGGCGCAGTCCGGAGCTCACTTCCACAGAAAGGTTGGGAAACGCCGCTCTGGGAATGGGACCACAGCTCGGAAGCCCGAAGAACTTTACATTATTTCGGATCCCTTCACAAAGAAGACATTTTATCTTCAGCCGAACGGAAACTTTTTATTCGAGCGGGGAAACAGAACAGGTGTAAGAACGCCCAAATGGGATAAAATAGCGCGTTTGTGCTGCCCCCGCAACCTAAAGGATGagccttttttaattaaataattgaGTGGCTTTCAGAGAtatcttttgtttcttctgtgtGATGTGGGGAACATTCCGTCCGCACGTTCTCTGCTAGAATAAAGCAACGGAAGTCTTTTGTTGCGAAGGCTGGGACCTGGAAAGGTGCGTCTCTGGGGCCCCGCACGGTGCTGAAAGGTATCGGAGTAGGCGCACAAGTTCACTGTTCCCCCCGCACCGACCATGGCGAAGTGGTTCAAGGAGTTCCCCATAAATCTGAAGAACGGTGCCGACAGGATCCGCTCAGTGTCCGAATCGGGCTCCCAGCCAAGGGCCAACAGAGGCGGGCTTGTGCTCAGCATCGGTACCAAAACGTCAAGCTCCAAATCGGTCCAGCACAAATCCTCCTCTCCCGACGGCGGAGGTGCGGGCTCGCTCCTGTCCGGAAAAAACCGAAAGAACTCGGCGGCGGATTCGAGTCGAAGCGGCTCGAGTTCGCCCAAAGATGGAAAAGTTTGGGACAATCTGCTTCCCGGGAAAAGCCGCAAGAACTCCAAAGCCGAGGCGCAGAACGAGGAGCCTCACAGACCTCCGAAGAGTTCTGCAAACGCTTACATCAACCGGCTGATCCGGGTCGACACGCTGGACAAAAGCCCCAACTtcaactgcagcagcatcaccaacAAAGTGGTACCAGAACCGGAGAAAGCGGAGAAGGCGGAGAAAGCGGTTCCGTGCAGGACAGAAGCTGTAAGTTACATTTAAATAGAGATTTATCTTCTAAATATTCTGCTCAGTTCGCTATAAGAGAGGTTTTTCTGTTATTTAGtctattttatttaaaagaattcATTGgctttatatgtgtgtgtgcgtgtgtgtgtgtgtgtgcgtgtgtgtgtgtgtgtgggggggaatcCATAGTTTTGtacatcacatttatttaatctAAACATTTGCTGAGTCGAAGGACGTCACGTGTTTTCACGAGTTCCCTTTGTTTCAAAGTGGAGGGTGGATCACGTCTGTCCCAACGAGCCAGTTTTCCCTATTTCTCCATGGACGTCGGCTTTTATCAGCCGTGTCCTCAGGGACcgtctgagccccccccccccccccccagcgctcGTCCTCTCATCCATGACGAGTGTTGACAGTGAAGCAGCCGTGACCCCGTCCAGCCTCCCAAAAGTGATATCATGGTTTCGGTGTCTGCTTCCCTTTTATCTCTTTTATCTGTCTGCTCCTCCCAGTCTGCCtgcctctaccccccccccccaccaccccaccttcacacaccccccaccccaccccaccttcacccccccaccccggccAGGTTGAATATAAAGCCGTGATGAGGACGTGAGCCCTCACCTTCATCTCCTTCTCTcacccctcctccagcctcatCTTCTCTTTGATTGGGTTCAGGCCCCCTGCTGCTTAACAGCAACCTGTCATTTGGCCcccaggtgccccccccccccaagccttTTTACAGCAACAGTGATTGGGTGATACTGGTGCTGCAGCGGGGGGGTGGCGGTGGAGAGGTCCAAACACTACTTTCAACAATctgaaaaccaaacaaataGAAACGGGTCTCAAAGGTTAAAGGAGGaacgacgcccccccccccccggtgatTTAAAAGCCTGTTTCTTCTTCCAGGTCATCATTCTTGAGGACTACGCAGACCCGTTCGACGCTCAGCAGACCCGAGAGCAGAGGCAGGCGGAGCGAGGCGGGGAGAACGACGGGTACATGGAGCCTTACGACGCCCAGCAGATGATCACCGGTAAGCCACCGAAAGCGCATCCAGTCGGAGGCGGGACCGGCCCCCCCGCCGCTCCCCGTACCCCCCGGGTGGCCATGGCAACTGCGTGGCGTTTGGACAATGGGTGTAatttcctgctcctgcttcctctttccTGCCTGCGTATCCTGGTGCTATTCTCTGAAAAGGAAGCTGGCTCTCATTGTccccctcacctccacctcctggacccccccgccccccccccccccccccccgcggccTGTCAGGCCCATTTATCACAGTTTCCCGGCTTCGAGGAAGCGTGTCGCTCTGTCATCCAATCGCATGACCTTTCCCTCCATCATTCCATTGTCCCTCCGTACAAGGGCGACACAATCGGTGCTGGATGTGAGCGTGTTTTATTGCTGGGCGAGGATGATGTGACTGGAACGACTGTGAGGGCAGAGCGGTGCTTTTTAGTCTATTCAGCAGGTGACAGTTAAGGGACGGCGCCACGTTAAGGGGGGGGCGGTCCATCATTAAGATCCAGTGTTTGCTGGGTCAGCAGATGTGCGGCTCCACAGCAGCTTGACAGCGTGAATCCGAACCCTGACGCCGTCCCGCTCCGCAGAGATACGACGCCGGGGCTCCAAGGACCTCCTGAAGGTGTGTGTTCTggcagaggtgggggaggaagcagcagcagaaggtcagCCCGCGCCCCCGTACCAGGGAAGCTGCGAGGACCAGACGGTGGTCCCGCGGCCCGAGCTGGACCCGCATCGTCCTGCGGAGTACGAGCCCACCTGGGAGCGGAAGGAGGCCCTCGGCCGAACCCTGTCGGGTACAGACGTCCTCTCTCTGTTTATAGCATCAGATTATTATAGAGTTTTAGCATTAGAGTATTATTATAGCGTATTATTATAGAGTATTATTATAGAGTTTTAGCATTAGAGTATTATTATAGAGTATCATTATAGAGTATTATTATAGAGTTTTAGCATTAGAGTATTATTATAGAGTATTATTATAGAGTATTATTATAGAGTTTTAGCATTAGAGTATTATTATAGAGTATTATTATAGAGTTTTAGCATTAGAGTATTATTATAGAGTATTATTATAGAGTATTATTATAGAGTTTTAGCATTAGAGTATTATTATAGAGTATTATTATACAGTATTATTATAGAGTTTTAGCATTAGAGTATTATTATAGAGTATTATTATAGAGTTTTAGCATTAGAGTATTATTATACAGTATTATTATACAGTATTATTATAGAGTTTTAGCATTAGAGTATTATTATAGAGTATCATTATAGAGTATTATAGAGTATTATTATAGAGTATTATTATAGAGTATTATTATAGAGTTTTAGCATTAGAGTATTATATAGAGTATTATTATAGAGTATTATTATAGAGTTTTAGCATTAGAGTATTATTATAGAGTATTATTATAGAGTATTATTATAGAGTTTTAGCATTAGAGTATTATTATAGAGTTTTAGCATTATAGTATTATTATAGAGTATTATTATAGAGTATTATTATAGAGTATTATTATCTGAATTATCTGAGGCTCCATGAtacaaaaaaagacacattttggACAATATTTCAGAAAAGAATTCTGAGTTTGTGACCTATTTTTGAGCCTCGAGGCTTCTGTAGAGCTACGAATGGGGGAAACCTGAAATATACAAAGAAAGTACCGGAAAAATagtaaaatatagatttttccGCCTCGGTGCGGGAGCCTTTGCTCAGTAAACAAGCCGTCCCATTTCTGTTTTAGACCCTGTATAACAGCAGACTCCATTACACGAAACATCAAACTGCCTTTTTCTGGCGTTGTTTACTGGAGCCTGGGAACGCTGCGTTCATCCCGAGGCTCCCAGCCGGGCGCTTCCCTGCATCCTCACGTCCTCTTTCATcgctcctccccccccagcacagtgTGACGGCGCCGATCGGCCGGCCAGAGATGAAGCGGCCCGCGCCACGCTCCCTTGCCAGCCCCAGCGACCTccggcgcagcagcagcacctg is a window of Takifugu flavidus isolate HTHZ2018 chromosome 21, ASM371156v2, whole genome shotgun sequence DNA encoding:
- the pygo2 gene encoding LOW QUALITY PROTEIN: pygopus homolog 2 (The sequence of the model RefSeq protein was modified relative to this genomic sequence to represent the inferred CDS: inserted 1 base in 1 codon) — translated: MAAESGRLLAGQGKRSKASQMKSPEKKKARKSTSQAAGFSHLTEFAPPPTPMVDHLVASNPFDDDFGPPSRPGGAGGPGPFLPNAGAGGAGGYGGGGRMGGGMGFMGXPGGPGGGQPGRRPPFGPPANAGPHHQLGFGGMPGFGGGGGGGSGGGGGGFPPGGPSQFNMPPNFSPPMHPGPGFNPMLSPGAMGGPGGGGGPPHPRFGIPPQQQHGQGGHPFNSPPLPGGGGPRGPPHGPLPPMGGGMGPGMNMMGGMGGGPGSNMMGGMPGMPSQGQFPPSQDGPYPGPSPPGPGSEDGKNFGPGGPPPGPQQQQQLGLNPNGPPPTNTTPGPPPNSGPPQPGGGFPGHHEVQQANTNTPGQPPSGPPPPNPNSSPPGPLNGSGQPQHAPPGQLQASSNANASNANASSQQQQATPPSSAPGSTPYSQQNNTPNAGGPMPNAAPNAAQNNIANNNGGNTPGSNPNPPSNSTSTPNTQSPLPPGPAAPSSGPGSGPGKLGGSGMVFPCGLCMAEVHDDQDAILCEASCQQWFHRDCTGLTEPAYGLLTRESAAVWACDFCIKTKDIQAVFVRQGLGQLVAANES
- the LOC130518794 gene encoding SH2 domain-containing adapter protein E-like encodes the protein MAKWFKEFPINLKNGADRIRSVSESGSQPRANRGGLVLSIGTKTSSSKSVQHKSSSPDGGGAGSLLSGKNRKNSAADSSRSGSSSPKDGKVWDNLLPGKSRKNSKAEAQNEEPHRPPKSSANAYINRLIRVDTLDKSPNFNCSSITNKVVPEPEKAEKAEKAVPCRTEAVIILEDYADPFDAQQTREQRQAERGGENDGYMEPYDAQQMITEIRRRGSKDLLKVCVLAEVGEEAAAEGQPAPPYQGSCEDQTVVPRPELDPHRPAEYEPTWERKEALGRTLSAQCDGADRPARDEAARATLPCQPQRPPAQQQHLRQKSWTQKMRRSSPTSGTDAEFCCVDPSLPLEKQSWYHGCVTRQEAELQLHPCREASFLVRNSESDSSKYSIALKTSQGCVHIIVAQTKENSYTLDQSSCVFPSIPEVVHHYCTQRLPFNGAEHMTLLHPVPRVH